The DNA sequence TGCTTTATGCCTGCTCCCATTGCTTTGGCAAAATCATCATACCCTACAGAAATCTCTCCAGTTTGCAGGTAGTGCTTCTGTGCCCAAGATTTTATCTCTTCAGGAGCATCCATCCAACTTATTGTATGGTTCTCCACTGTTGCAATCTGCCCATCTTTATAAAGTTCACATGGAAAGGCATCAAATATCTCATTAGCGACCACAAAAGCATAATCAACATTTACCTCTGCAATATCATCAAAGTGTACCACTTCTACATCACTCCCAAAACGAGAAAAAATATAGTCACGCTGTATTGCCCGCAGTTCAGGCTGTCGCTCAACAATACCAAACTTCATAGTCTTAACCAAGCGTGGATTACAAGTATAGAGCCACTGTATCATATCGCAAAGCAAATACCCTTGGTGTGCTCCTACTTCGATCAGCCAACCATCACAATCAGCAATTTTATGCTCCAGCATTGTGTAAAGATAGTTTGCAGTACTTGCCCCAAAAAAAGAACTGGCACTCACAGCCGTATAGAAATCTCCCGCTTTCCCAATTGACTTAAAATTTTTGTAGTATCCATTCTCTCCATAAAGCCATTCATTTATATATTGACTAAAATACATTTTCTACTCGCGCATAAAGCTT is a window from the Sulfurovum sp. genome containing:
- a CDS encoding SAM-dependent methyltransferase; translated protein: MYFSQYINEWLYGENGYYKNFKSIGKAGDFYTAVSASSFFGASTANYLYTMLEHKIADCDGWLIEVGAHQGYLLCDMIQWLYTCNPRLVKTMKFGIVERQPELRAIQRDYIFSRFGSDVEVVHFDDIAEVNVDYAFVVANEIFDAFPCELYKDGQIATVENHTISWMDAPEEIKSWAQKHYLQTGEISVGYDDFAKAMGAGIKQCDFVTFDYGEKYVRNDFSIRVYRKHETFALFDEGLSLSESFQKDDITYDVNFSQVLEAFEVVGFSEEVYETQARALIRFGLIDILEQFSKQTSKANYLREVDKIKTLIAPTMMGDRFKMMHLRKFS